A single Cupriavidus sp. D39 DNA region contains:
- a CDS encoding helix-turn-helix domain-containing protein gives MKSTYGQRLEQALTTSGKDRQQLADDIGISVQAVSQVLLGKTKALTAENSARAAKFLGVDSFWLATGAGSLASTKEEADQTWPFSVSREEYEQLSSAQKSGLDRIVSEYTRASLERKDEWGTPRQEGLISSGKRKTHSG, from the coding sequence ATGAAAAGCACCTACGGCCAACGCCTTGAGCAGGCCCTCACAACATCCGGCAAAGACAGGCAGCAGCTGGCCGACGACATCGGCATTAGCGTTCAGGCGGTGTCGCAAGTCCTCCTTGGGAAAACGAAGGCACTCACAGCAGAAAACTCAGCGCGAGCCGCCAAATTCCTGGGGGTCGATAGCTTCTGGCTGGCCACCGGGGCTGGGTCTCTCGCGTCGACGAAGGAGGAGGCAGATCAAACCTGGCCGTTCTCCGTGAGCCGGGAGGAATACGAGCAGTTGAGCTCGGCACAGAAGTCCGGGCTCGACCGGATCGTCTCGGAATACACGCGCGCGAGCCTTGAACGGAAGGATGAGTGGGGCACCCCGCGTCAGGAGGGACTGATCAGCAGCGGGAAGCGGAAGACCCATAGCGGATAG
- a CDS encoding XRE family transcriptional regulator, translating to MIFLYKDKEMRTADQLESRAGIGFAAIPNDAGAAQAVFLPTSLIAQCVTFRDACALAWEYRANEALTKQVLAVVADLYPSHSSDYFHREKHNANGKPRRDLPAEKIADVERALGNRAISQYLARRGMLTLMEEVISARAHG from the coding sequence ATGATATTTCTCTATAAGGACAAAGAAATGAGGACCGCCGACCAGCTTGAAAGCCGCGCCGGTATTGGCTTTGCGGCGATTCCCAACGATGCAGGAGCTGCACAGGCAGTTTTTTTGCCGACCAGCCTGATCGCGCAGTGCGTGACGTTCCGAGACGCATGCGCGCTGGCTTGGGAATACCGCGCCAACGAGGCACTGACAAAGCAGGTGCTGGCGGTCGTCGCGGATTTGTACCCGTCTCACTCCAGCGATTACTTCCATCGAGAGAAGCACAACGCCAATGGCAAGCCGCGTCGCGACTTGCCGGCAGAAAAGATCGCGGACGTGGAGCGGGCCCTGGGTAACCGGGCGATCAGCCAATACCTGGCACGCCGCGGGATGCTCACGTTAATGGAGGAAGTGATTTCTGCGAGGGCCCATGGATGA
- a CDS encoding nuclease domain-containing protein: MLTRRSPMKRGAQLQRRTSLQSRTWLKQVAGLVPSPFKKKRAKRRPIAQRRFADACRGEPCYLLIAGAPAHPIESVVPCHSNQQIHGKGMGLKADDEKTVPGCGWCHHQIDQGTRLSKDERRAYWDAAYARWVPVRTVKLAAQGGAT, from the coding sequence ATGCTGACCAGACGCAGCCCCATGAAGCGCGGCGCGCAGCTACAGCGCCGCACTTCGCTCCAATCAAGAACCTGGCTGAAACAGGTGGCCGGCCTCGTGCCGAGCCCCTTCAAGAAGAAGCGGGCAAAGCGCCGGCCGATCGCGCAACGCCGCTTTGCCGACGCTTGCCGCGGCGAGCCGTGCTACCTGCTGATTGCTGGCGCGCCGGCCCACCCCATCGAGTCCGTGGTGCCTTGCCACTCGAATCAGCAGATCCACGGCAAGGGCATGGGCCTCAAGGCGGACGACGAGAAGACCGTGCCGGGCTGCGGCTGGTGCCACCACCAGATCGACCAGGGCACCCGCCTGAGCAAGGACGAGCGCCGCGCCTACTGGGACGCCGCTTACGCCCGCTGGGTGCCTGTACGTACGGTGAAGCTTGCCGCTCAAGGGGGCGCTACATGA
- a CDS encoding helix-turn-helix domain-containing protein has translation MCGLVFEHYPVGGGEMLTALCLADHADHDGTSIWPAIPTIAKLTRQSERTVQYHMRDMQESGWLLLVGNAKGGRKKSREYRINPVWIETGKLEKRVQKLHPLMGRARRRLSLWITLKRVQ, from the coding sequence ATGTGCGGCCTGGTGTTCGAACACTATCCCGTTGGCGGCGGAGAGATGCTTACCGCGCTGTGCCTGGCTGACCACGCTGACCACGATGGCACGTCGATCTGGCCGGCAATTCCGACGATTGCCAAGCTCACGCGGCAGTCGGAACGGACGGTGCAGTACCACATGCGCGACATGCAGGAATCGGGCTGGCTGCTGCTGGTCGGCAATGCCAAGGGCGGCCGCAAGAAGTCCCGCGAATACCGCATCAACCCGGTGTGGATCGAGACCGGCAAGCTCGAAAAAAGGGTGCAGAAATTGCACCCTTTAATGGGGAGGGCGCGGAGAAGACTGAGCCTGTGGATAACTTTGAAAAGGGTGCAATAG
- a CDS encoding endonuclease domain-containing protein, with translation MGSLGEEIFALHLKASGLSAPEREHRFDAVRKWRFDFAWPAKRLAVEVEGGTWTGGRHTRGSGYQADLEKYNAAAAQGWTVLRFTTGQVKTGEALAVVLAAMKERA, from the coding sequence GTGGGAAGCCTGGGCGAAGAAATCTTTGCCCTCCACCTAAAGGCATCGGGTTTGAGTGCACCGGAGCGGGAACACCGGTTCGATGCAGTGCGTAAGTGGCGGTTTGACTTTGCATGGCCGGCGAAGCGGCTGGCGGTGGAAGTGGAGGGCGGTACCTGGACTGGCGGGCGACATACCCGGGGTTCGGGCTACCAGGCGGACCTGGAGAAATACAACGCGGCGGCGGCACAGGGATGGACGGTGCTGCGGTTCACGACGGGCCAGGTGAAGACGGGAGAGGCGCTGGCGGTGGTGCTGGCGGCCATGAAGGAGAGGGCATGA
- a CDS encoding DUF3850 domain-containing protein yields MSRIHELKCNPVPFNDLLSGQKRAEVRKDDRGFCEGDILRLREHIAVTPHTYTGREFTAEITHIQRGYGLPDGLVVLSIKKGESHE; encoded by the coding sequence ATGAGCCGTATCCATGAGTTGAAATGCAACCCCGTACCGTTCAACGATCTGCTGTCCGGGCAGAAGCGGGCCGAGGTGCGGAAGGATGACCGGGGATTCTGTGAGGGCGATATTCTCCGGCTCCGCGAGCACATTGCAGTGACGCCCCATACTTACACGGGGCGCGAGTTCACTGCAGAGATCACGCACATCCAGCGGGGCTACGGTCTGCCGGATGGGCTTGTCGTGCTTTCGATCAAGAAGGGAGAGAGCCATGAGTGA
- a CDS encoding response regulator transcription factor translates to MTAISDREADVLALVRQGKANKVIARELGVSIHTIKTHVSNIMRKLGASNRTELAVMATAARSIASVLGVSGEQVTQDWARTSYSSAKGVYEQEPHWKACLRGNGPARTVLGPALDPRPCATPAVAAVGPHRIRCRLAHERTVETQMTGPRILSAEDLNLTERAARAAGYEVQRFRARDLEVIQIREPGGQWRQFDPLNDDAETFRLMVDCDVPPLPGTACIIAAGGVVEQMANHSNRRAACRRAIVRAVAKDFREGYR, encoded by the coding sequence ATGACCGCCATATCCGACCGTGAAGCCGATGTGCTCGCCCTTGTACGCCAGGGGAAAGCCAACAAGGTGATCGCCCGCGAACTCGGCGTTTCCATCCACACCATCAAGACGCACGTATCCAACATCATGCGCAAGCTCGGCGCTAGCAACCGTACGGAACTTGCAGTCATGGCCACTGCCGCGCGATCAATAGCGTCAGTTCTGGGCGTTTCCGGCGAGCAGGTCACACAAGACTGGGCGCGCACGAGCTACTCGAGCGCAAAGGGGGTGTATGAGCAAGAGCCTCACTGGAAAGCGTGCCTTCGAGGCAATGGGCCGGCGCGCACAGTCCTTGGGCCTGCCCTCGATCCACGGCCGTGCGCAACGCCAGCAGTGGCCGCTGTGGGCCCGCACCGCATTCGCTGCCGGCTGGCACATGAACGCACCGTGGAGACGCAAATGACTGGGCCTCGCATTCTCTCTGCCGAAGACCTGAACCTGACGGAGCGCGCAGCTCGTGCCGCTGGGTATGAGGTGCAGCGATTTCGGGCGCGGGACCTCGAGGTGATCCAGATCCGCGAGCCGGGCGGTCAATGGCGCCAGTTCGACCCGCTGAACGACGACGCCGAGACATTCCGGCTGATGGTGGATTGCGATGTGCCCCCATTGCCTGGTACCGCCTGCATCATCGCGGCCGGCGGGGTGGTCGAGCAGATGGCGAACCATTCGAACCGCCGCGCAGCCTGCCGCCGAGCCATCGTGCGCGCCGTTGCCAAGGACTTCAGGGAGGGCTACCGATGA
- a CDS encoding phage terminase large subunit family protein, protein MLAVTEPGVHVITTMVSTQLLKTALLENIFGYFAHLDPCPILLLQPKEAAAEQFSKERISPLIRVTPVLRDLVGTSKTRNADETLLFKAFPGGFLALAGAGSPDNLARRPVRVILADEVDKYPVTREGEPIALAEERTATFGVNWLSVRACSPTVEDESRIESSYKDSDQRRASVACPHCGHRMFLDFFKHVDWEKRRDENGNVLEHFPKTARIACESCGEIWSEGDRLRSLRSVRWHQTRPFECCGNRHVPLDDYERAWRGPEDERATTIEAALSAVWDWWESDRYAVYRAKCPDCGTWRVDNEHAGFQAGKLYSPWQKDKPSDIAAKWLAAQGDEDKKQTWWNTQAGLPYRPNSGKTLRLDALLSRGERWPAAVPDGVAVITIGVDTQDYRFEVEVVGWGRNEESWSIAYEVIEGDMETPDPWGRLDALLNRIWHRADGRGFEAMAVCIDSGGHHTQKVYDFSKARLGRRVWAIKGESAVAGKRNPVWPVKKPSRRTKASFRPVILGVNAAKDTIRNRLHVENPGAGYMHFPSDRDIGYFEQLTSERSVVKVVSGQKFRVWELPPGRANEALDCRVYAYGALCGLTHLGLKLNKRADDIAIPLQMGGDGVWAPPAADASPPVATPEAMASTEANAKPAKKSLASRLA, encoded by the coding sequence ATGCTGGCTGTCACCGAGCCCGGCGTCCACGTCATCACGACGATGGTCAGCACGCAGCTGCTCAAGACCGCACTGCTGGAGAATATTTTCGGGTACTTCGCCCACCTGGATCCGTGCCCGATCCTACTGCTGCAGCCTAAGGAGGCCGCGGCAGAGCAGTTCAGCAAGGAGCGGATCAGCCCACTGATCCGTGTGACACCGGTTCTGCGGGATCTCGTCGGTACCAGCAAGACCCGCAACGCGGATGAGACGCTGCTGTTCAAGGCGTTCCCAGGTGGATTCCTGGCCCTAGCCGGCGCCGGCAGTCCGGACAACCTGGCGCGGCGCCCGGTGCGAGTGATCCTCGCGGACGAGGTCGATAAGTACCCTGTCACGCGGGAAGGTGAGCCGATCGCGCTGGCCGAAGAGCGTACGGCGACGTTCGGTGTGAACTGGCTCTCCGTCCGCGCCTGCTCGCCCACGGTTGAGGACGAGAGCCGGATCGAGAGCAGCTACAAGGACTCAGATCAGCGACGCGCATCGGTGGCCTGCCCGCATTGCGGGCACCGCATGTTCCTCGACTTCTTCAAACATGTCGATTGGGAAAAACGACGCGATGAAAATGGGAATGTGCTCGAGCACTTCCCAAAGACGGCGCGCATTGCTTGCGAGTCGTGTGGCGAGATCTGGTCCGAAGGCGATCGCCTTCGTTCGTTGCGCTCAGTTCGATGGCATCAGACGCGCCCATTCGAGTGCTGTGGCAATCGGCATGTCCCGCTCGATGACTACGAGCGCGCCTGGCGCGGCCCGGAGGATGAGCGCGCTACCACAATAGAGGCGGCCTTGTCGGCTGTATGGGATTGGTGGGAAAGCGATAGGTACGCAGTCTATAGGGCTAAGTGCCCTGATTGCGGGACTTGGCGGGTCGATAACGAGCATGCCGGCTTCCAGGCCGGGAAGCTGTATAGCCCGTGGCAGAAGGATAAGCCGTCCGACATTGCCGCGAAGTGGCTTGCTGCTCAGGGTGATGAGGACAAGAAACAGACCTGGTGGAATACCCAGGCCGGCTTGCCATACCGACCGAACTCGGGCAAGACGCTGCGCCTCGATGCGCTGCTTTCTCGTGGCGAGCGCTGGCCGGCCGCGGTGCCTGACGGCGTTGCCGTCATCACCATCGGTGTGGATACGCAGGACTACCGATTCGAAGTGGAAGTGGTCGGGTGGGGCCGCAATGAAGAGAGTTGGTCGATCGCCTATGAGGTGATTGAGGGTGATATGGAAACGCCAGATCCCTGGGGGCGCCTTGATGCGCTGCTGAATCGGATCTGGCATCGCGCGGATGGTCGCGGCTTTGAGGCGATGGCCGTTTGTATCGACTCCGGCGGTCACCATACGCAGAAGGTCTATGACTTCTCTAAGGCCAGGCTTGGTCGGCGGGTGTGGGCGATCAAGGGAGAATCGGCAGTTGCAGGTAAGCGGAACCCGGTTTGGCCCGTGAAGAAGCCGTCCCGGCGCACCAAAGCATCCTTCCGCCCCGTCATCTTGGGGGTCAATGCGGCCAAGGACACGATCCGAAACCGGTTGCACGTCGAGAACCCGGGCGCCGGCTACATGCATTTCCCGAGTGATCGGGACATCGGCTACTTCGAGCAGCTGACGTCGGAGCGCTCTGTTGTCAAAGTCGTCAGCGGCCAGAAATTCCGGGTGTGGGAGCTGCCGCCGGGACGTGCCAATGAGGCCCTTGACTGCCGGGTCTATGCCTACGGCGCGCTCTGTGGCCTGACTCACCTTGGACTCAAGTTGAATAAGCGCGCGGACGACATAGCCATCCCGTTGCAGATGGGCGGGGATGGCGTTTGGGCGCCCCCAGCTGCAGACGCGTCGCCGCCGGTGGCGACGCCGGAAGCAATGGCGTCCACGGAAGCAAACGCAAAACCTGCGAAAAAGTCTCTCGCCAGTCGCTTGGCATAG
- the gpW gene encoding gpW family head-tail joining protein: protein MAITDGMNTADMQSRLAALQAAYFDLSMGGKIVTATYNQGDGTKSVTYQQSDIAQIQRSILMLQKALGIICHYPRARRILF from the coding sequence ATGGCCATCACGGATGGAATGAACACTGCCGACATGCAGTCGCGGTTGGCCGCTTTGCAGGCGGCCTACTTCGACCTGTCCATGGGCGGAAAGATCGTGACGGCTACCTACAACCAGGGCGACGGCACGAAGTCGGTCACGTATCAGCAGAGCGACATCGCGCAGATTCAACGCAGCATCCTCATGTTGCAGAAGGCGCTAGGCATCATCTGCCACTATCCGCGGGCCCGAAGGATCTTGTTTTAA